The segment GACGCACTCACTTTTGTAACGAGGGTTCCCATTAAGGAGTTTTCTGTAATACTTGCCTTATAAACTGGTTTGCTAAAAACAGGAGCGTTGTCATTAGCGTctaacacagtaacatgaatCTGCATTGTTCCTGACATTTGGGGTTCTCCTCCATCCACAGCCTTTAAAACTAATGATACGTGTTCTTGTTTTTCTCGGTCTAAAGGTTTCTGTAAAATCATTTCTACCTTTTTGCTTCCATCAGATTGACTATGTAATTTCAGCAAGAAATTATCACTGGGCGTAAGTATATAGCTTTGAAGACCATTCAGTCCTATATCAGGGTCAATTGCTTTCTCTAGCATGAATTTAGAACCGATCACTGCGGACTCGCTGATTTCAAATCTTCTCTCGTCCTTTTGGAACACAGGAGCGTTATCATTAATGTCTGTGATTTCGACAGTAATAGGGAATAATTCTAATGGGCTCTCTAAagtaatttgaaaatgtaaagcgcaaggtgttgtctgtctgcaaaGGGCTTCGCGgtctattttttctttaataAGGAGGACTCCTCTTTCTCTATTCAGCTCGATATATTGAGCACTGTCTCCTGTATAGATACGAGCTTTACCTGACTTTAGTCTTTTAACATCTAAACCCAAATCCTGTGCTATGTTACCGACTAAAGAGCCTTTCGCCATTTCCTCAGAAATGGAGTAGCTGACCTGCCCGAGCACCGAGCTGAGAGAGAGGACCGAGATAAACAACAGTACTTGCCGTCTCATTGTTCTGTCCGATATTTCTGTCGCACCACAACAAACGTTTCCTTCCGTTTTTCAATCAATGTTCCGTCCGATGTAAAGTCGAAATGTAACAGGAATATCAATTTAATCCACGAGTCTTGAACAAAATAATTCCAGCTTGAAATGTCCGTGTAAAACGTTGGCTGTAACCTGGAATGTGTATTCTGCGTCTGACTGTCCCTCTCTCACTAATATACCGAGATAACAGAGGAGGTTCTGGtacaaaactgatttaaaactGCAACACACTGGCCAACAGCGGCCCGTTGAGTTCAGAGTAGGAAACTACatgagaaaaaacatgaatcGTGATGTTTTAGCCGAACATTTGTTAGTACTTTTATGGAAAGTGTAAAGAATTAACTACCCAACTAAAGAAAACTGGACGTGTTTTACAAGTAGTCGAACGAAGAGAAATGTTTAACACAAACATGGATTAAGTCAGATTTTGCCctaatgaagagagagagaaagagagagagaaagagagagagagagagagagagagagagagagagagagagagagagagagagagagagacatgacgAGAACCCATGCTTCAGTTGTCGCTGTCCAAGGTGCTGAAGCTATATTGCCCGTGAACGAcgatttcaaaaatgttttttattatcaaaATGTGAACATTCTAACCTCTAGAGGAGAGTCTGGTTCATCCAGGATGCTCTTCTCACTCTGTATCCGCTGCATCGTCCCTGTAGAACTGGGGTCCATTATCAGCACGTTCTGACTACCGGTTCTGCCGAACTTACAGTCACTCTTTCTGGAGTCAGTCGTCCGGCACACCTCGTAATTGTACACGTGTGGGAGAGTCCCTGTCCCCAAAGTGTCTGAGTAACGTGGTGGATAATATGGAATCACCGGGAGACTGGAGTGATAGAGGATGCGAGACTGTCTCCATCTGTATATTTTCACTGATATAATAACCACTAAACACgtgatgaagagaaaggaaactaCAGCCAAAGCCAAGACTAAGTAAAAAGTCAGGTTGTCATTGTACTCCTTGTCGTGTGTAAAGTCAGTGAACTCCGACAGCACTTCAGGGAAGCTGTCCGCCACCGCCACGTTAACATTGACTGTAGCTGAACGAGAGGGCTGCCCGTTGTCCTCCACTACAACAGCCAGCCTTTGTTTCACAGCATCTTTATCAGTGACTTGGCGGATAGTTCTTATTTCCCCATTCTGTAAGCCCACTTCAAACAGCGCCCTGTC is part of the Centroberyx gerrardi isolate f3 chromosome 16, fCenGer3.hap1.cur.20231027, whole genome shotgun sequence genome and harbors:
- the LOC144542442 gene encoding putative protocadherin beta-18, with the protein product MRRQVLLFISILSLSSVLGQVSYSIPEKMAKGSLVGNIAQDLGLDVKRLKSGKARIYTGDSAQYIELNRERGVLLIKEKIDREALCGQTTPCALHFQIALESPMELFPITILIQDQNDNAPQVLYPVQSGGSLVAEMVPRSADVGYLVTKVVAVDVDSGQNAWLSYKLQKATDRALFEVGLQNGEIRTIRQVTDKDAVKQRLAVVVEDNGQPSRSATVNVNVAVADSFPEVLSEFTDFTHDKEYNDNLTFYLVLALAVVSFLFITCLVVIISVKIYRWRQSRILYHSSLPVIPYYPPRYSDTLGTGTLPHVYNYEVCRTTDSRKSDCKFGRTGSQNVLIMDPSSTGTMQRIQSEKSILDEPDSPLEVRMFTF